The Methanobrevibacter sp. TMH8 DNA segment GAAATTGAAGAGGGATTAAAAAGTAGAAAATATCTGGGGGTTACTTGTACAAATGCTCTTGAGCTTGGAATTAATATTGGGTCACTTGATGCAGTTATAATTTCAGGATATCCTGGAACAATGATTTCTACATGGCAACAAGCAGGACGAGCTGGAAGAGAAAATCAAAAATCTATTGTTATATTGTTAGCTTTTGAAAATCAGCTTGATCAATATTTTATGAAAAATCCTGAGTTTTTCTTTGATAAGCCTCATGAAAATGCAATAGTTGATTTAAATAATAAACTCATTGCTAAATCACATTTATTATGTGCAGCTAATGAACTTCCTATTAAAAAAGATGAAATTGAATCAATTTTTAACATAGAAGAAAATAGTATAAATAAACTCCTTGAAAGTAAAGAATTGGTAAAGAATAAAAGAGAACAATATATATACCATGATGATGAAGCATCATTTAAACATTCTTTAGATCAGCTATCTAATGATTCATTTAAAGTTATGGTCATGAATAGATCTAATAGTACTAATAACACTTCAAATGATAGTAATGCAAATGATAATACTGTGAATGATAATACTGATAATAATTATAAAAATAATAAAAAGAGTAATTACAATCAAAATCTTCTTGAAACAATGGAAAGAGCTCAAGTATATAGGGAAGCTCATGAAGGTGCAGTTTTGATTAATAAAGGAGAAACATATATTGTTAACAATGTGGATTTACACTCCAAATATGTAAATGTATATAAACAAGCTGTTGATTATCATACTATTGTTTTAAAAGATGTTGATATTAAGATCAAATCTAAGATAAAAAATGAAAAAGTTGGAGATTTTACTGTTCATTTTGGAGAATTAGAGGTTTCAGAAGATTTCCATAAATATAAGAAGATGCATTTTTCAAAATCTTTGGGAACTTTTAATTTAGACCTTCCACCATTAAAGTTTAAAACAAAAGGAATTTGGTTTACAATTCCTGAAAAAATTAAAGATATACTTGAAGATAAATTTGAAGAAAATGATGTTTTTGCTGGAGGACTTCATGGTGTAGAACATGCTATTATTGGCCTTTATCCCCTTCATGTTATGTGTGATAGATTTGATATAGGAGGTCTTTCAACTAATTACCATCCAGATACTCAAGAAGCTACAATATTTATTTATGATGCTTATGAAGGGGGAATTGGAATCTGTGAAAAAGCATTGGAAGTTTTCAATCAACTTGTACAGTCTACAAAAAGTCTTATCGACACTTGCCAATGTGAATCTGGATGTCCATCATGTATATACTCTCCTAAATGTGGAAATGAAAATAAACCACTTCACAAGGATGCTACTAGCTATATTTTAAGTTATATTGATAATGAAACAAATTTTGAAGAGCAAAATAATATTTTGAATAAAATTAATCAAATTGATCTAAAAAATTCTAATATTGGTTATAATATTACTAATGAAAAGAATATTGAAGGAAATATAAGTAAAAATAATGATATAAGTAAAAATTCTAAAATTAATACTAATGAGAATAATAAACTCCAATCAGACTTTAAAGAAGCATTAAAATTTATTAAAGAAAAAAATTATAGCTTTGCAAAAGATATATTAATTTATATAATTGATAATGATTCTAATAATTCAGATGCTTGGTATCTTTTAGGATTGATATTAAATGAACAAGGAGATTCTAAAGGAGCTTTGAAATTTTTAAGAAAATCTTTAATAATAGACCCTTCAAATGAAAATGCCCATGAATTAACTGAAATTATAAAAAGTGAAAGAATTATTAATTTAAGTGAAAATTGAATAAGATAATATCAAATATTATAAAAAATTTAAAATATTATATATTTATAAAAAATTTAAAAAATTATAATATTATATAATATTTTATGTAATTTTATATAATTTTATCTTATAAAAAAATTATAAAAAATAAATAGAGTAAAAATATAAAAAATAAAAATTAAAATAATAATATAGATGAAACTGATAAATAATAGTAATAGGACAAGATATTATGTCAGATGAGAAAAAAAATGAAATTAAAGATGAAATAATTAATAAAATTAATAATATCTTGATTGAAAATGATATTCCAGAAATTCATAATCTTACTGTTATTAATTTAAATTATCAAACTTCATTTTTAGGAAATATAGCTGTTTTAGATTATAATAAATTAGATAAAGTAGAAAATCAATTAAATAAACTTTTCAAAGAATATTCATCATATTCAGTTAGAACTGAAGAAGTTATTTCTTGTTGTAAACCAGCTTATAAAAATATTAGTTTTAAAATCAATATAAATAAATAATTGAAATATTAATTAAATAAAAATTAGAAGATTATACAAATAAATAAAAAAATATTATTTAATAAAAATTGAAATATTATAAAAATAAACATTGACAATATTAATTAAATTATTGTTTTAATATTCCAATAAAATGTTCTAATAAACATGTTTCAATTAGCATTAATAGTTCCTTCATTGATGCCTTTAGCAGTATTATAAGCATCATATATAGCATATATCCATAAAACTACTCCTATAATTGGAGGAATAATTAAAAAGAACAATGCAATACATATATAAGATACAATTAAAAGAATTAATCCTTTAGCTATTTCTCCATTATATATTTGCCCTAATCCAATTATTAAAAATGATAAAACAGCAGCTAAACCAGGATTTTTCTCATTTTTTACAACAACTTGAGGTTCATATGTTTTTGTTGTTTCTTCCTCATCAAGGATTTTAGTTCCACAATTAGAACAAAATTCACTCCCATCTTCAATTTTTTGACCACATTCAGTACAATATCTATCCATATTAACACCTTGTGCAATATTTTCATATGTCTCTAATTTTCAAATATTCCTATGTCTCTAATTTTTAAATTCAAATATATTATACAAGTATATTATACAATAATTTCTAATATAATATAATTAATATAATGTTAATAATTTATGATTATATAATTAATATAATTATATATTGATTTAACTATATATTTTTAACGATTTAATGAATAAATGATTTAATTTAGTCTGAATTGGTTTATATTAAAATTTATATAAATAGTAATATTTATAAATTATAAACTTCTTCTGGAGGAACTATAGAAACGTTATTTTCTTTCAAAACTTTTAAAAGTAAATTTAAATCATTAGATTGAAGTAACAATATTGCTTTTTCTGTTTTTTCATGAGTAAATGCATATAAATATTCAAGATTAATATTATTATCATTTAATATTTTTAAAACAGTAGCAAGACCTCCTGGAGTATCATCTAATTCAATTCCAGCAACTTCAATAATTTTTACAATAAAATTATTATCTTCAAGAATCTTTTTAGCTTTTTCAGGATCTTGAACAATAAGTCTTAAAATTCCAAATTCAGAAGTATCAGCTAATGATAATGCCCTAATGTTTATTCCACCAATAGCTAATGCATCCAATGCATTCCATAATCTTCCTTCTTTATTTTCTAAGAATATTGATAATTGACTAATTTTCATCTTAATTCTCCTTTATATAAATTCAAAAAATCCTTTTTATTATTCAATATTATTCAATTAATTTAAAATTTATATAATTTATAAATTTTATAAAATTTTTAATCTAAATCTAATTAATGTAAATTCCTTTTATCTATTACTCTAACAGCTTTACCTTCACTTCTTGGAATGCTTTTTGGTTCAACAAGAGAAACTTTAACTCTTAAACCAATTTCATTTTCTATATAATTCTCAATTTTCTTTTTAATATTTACCATTTCTTTAACTTCATCAAAGAAAATATCTGGAGAAGCTTCAACTTTTACTTCAATTTCATCCATTAAATGTGGCCTAGTTACAATTATTTGATAATGAGGTTCAACATTTTCAATTTTAAGTAATGCTTTTTCGATTTGTGAAGGGAAAATAGCTACTCCTTTAACTTTAATCATATCATCAGATCTACCAGTAATTCTTTCCATTCTTACAAAAGTTCTTCCACAATCACATTTTTCATGATAAAGAGAGGTAATATCTTTGGTTCTAAAACGGATTATCGGCATCCCTTCACGATTAAGATTAGTTAATACTAGCTCACCTCTTTCACCTTCATTAAGAGGATTACCAGTTTTTGAATCAATAATTTCAGGTAAAAAATAATCTTCAGAAATATGTAATCCTTTTTGAGAAATACATTCAACAGCTACACCAGGACCCATAATTTCAGTAAGGCCATAAATATTGAAAGCAGGAGCATTAAATTCACTTTCAATTTTTTCTCTCATTTCTTTAGTCCACATCTCTGCACCAAATCCAATAGCTTTTAAACCAATAGATTTTGGATCAATTCCTTCTTCTTTAGCTACTTCCGCCAAGTAAAGACCATAAGAAGGAGTAAAAATCATCACTGAAGTTCCAAAATCGCTCATAATCTCAATTTGCCTTCTTGTTTGACCAGTTGAAATTGGAACAACAATAGAACCAACTTTTTGAGCACCATAATGAACTCCGAATCCTCCAGTAAATAGACCATAACCATGAGTATTTTGAATAATATCTTCTTCATCAACACCCATCATAGTAAGTCCTCTTGCCATTATTTCACTCCAAATTTCAAGATCTTTTTTTGTATATCCAGAAACAACTGGCTTTCCAGTAGTTCCAGAAGAACTATGGACTTCAATTATATCTTTTGGAGGAACAGCAAACATTCCAAAAGGATAACTTTCTCTAAGATCATCTTTTGTAGTAAATGGAAGTTTTATTATATCTTCAAGTGTTTCAATATCTTCAGGAAACACACCTAATTCAGTATATTTTTTATTATAATATGGTACACATTCATAAGCTTTTTTAACAGTTTTTTGTAGCTTTTTTAGTTGAATTTCTCTTAAATCCTCTCTAGACATACATTCTGCTTCTTTATTCCATATCATATTTTTACCTACAAATAAGAGTCATTTAAATTAAGTTAAATTAAATTATCATTAAAAATTTATTATTATTATTATTATGAGTATTTATTATTATTTATAATTATTATATATCATCATTATTTTATAATTATCATAATTTTTCATAATTTTCATAATTTTTATATTATTATAAAATAATGTTTATCTATTTCTAAACAGTTATCTATTTCTATTATTAAATAGAGTTATAAATATAATTATTCTTTGTTTTATTAAAGGATATTAATTAATTTTAGTATTTATTAATATTTTATTATTTTCTATTTATTCTTATATTTTAATTTTAAAAATATTTAATTTAATGATATTAAACAATTTATATTAAATTTTCATTACATTCTAATTTTTATTTATTCCTATTAAAAAATATTCAATTTTTAAATATCCAATACTTTTAA contains these protein-coding regions:
- a CDS encoding DEAD/DEAH box helicase, with protein sequence MKKLAIDKFKNDIRFRQKIAHIETIPGKKAIYRELTHPHQKIANYLENKKIKLYKHQTLAYNKIQNGKNIIITTPTASGKTLAFNLPIMETMIKNKDATAMYIYPAKALSNDQLNILKDLEKDLDLKIKPATYDGDTPKNKKYGIRQNSRIVLTNPYQIHHILSWHHQWNRFYSNLKYIVIDEAHYYKGVFGSNVAFLIRRLKRIANFYGSSPQFILSSATLANPVELANKLVGEDFHLIDKDTSPSGEKDFIFYNPFYKNVKKNRVIDENKGNFDEQFIEDAIAKDIIANDNDKGEKITDGLSIHQETEMILLYLLLKDIQTLCFTVSRKITELIAMWAKKDMAQYKRPLAEKITAYRAGYLASERREIEEGLKSRKYLGVTCTNALELGINIGSLDAVIISGYPGTMISTWQQAGRAGRENQKSIVILLAFENQLDQYFMKNPEFFFDKPHENAIVDLNNKLIAKSHLLCAANELPIKKDEIESIFNIEENSINKLLESKELVKNKREQYIYHDDEASFKHSLDQLSNDSFKVMVMNRSNSTNNTSNDSNANDNTVNDNTDNNYKNNKKSNYNQNLLETMERAQVYREAHEGAVLINKGETYIVNNVDLHSKYVNVYKQAVDYHTIVLKDVDIKIKSKIKNEKVGDFTVHFGELEVSEDFHKYKKMHFSKSLGTFNLDLPPLKFKTKGIWFTIPEKIKDILEDKFEENDVFAGGLHGVEHAIIGLYPLHVMCDRFDIGGLSTNYHPDTQEATIFIYDAYEGGIGICEKALEVFNQLVQSTKSLIDTCQCESGCPSCIYSPKCGNENKPLHKDATSYILSYIDNETNFEEQNNILNKINQIDLKNSNIGYNITNEKNIEGNISKNNDISKNSKINTNENNKLQSDFKEALKFIKEKNYSFAKDILIYIIDNDSNNSDAWYLLGLILNEQGDSKGALKFLRKSLIIDPSNENAHELTEIIKSERIINLSEN
- a CDS encoding zinc-ribbon domain-containing protein, producing MDRYCTECGQKIEDGSEFCSNCGTKILDEEETTKTYEPQVVVKNEKNPGLAAVLSFLIIGLGQIYNGEIAKGLILLIVSYICIALFFLIIPPIIGVVLWIYAIYDAYNTAKGINEGTINAN
- a CDS encoding ACT domain-containing protein — its product is MKISQLSIFLENKEGRLWNALDALAIGGINIRALSLADTSEFGILRLIVQDPEKAKKILEDNNFIVKIIEVAGIELDDTPGGLATVLKILNDNNINLEYLYAFTHEKTEKAILLLQSNDLNLLLKVLKENNVSIVPPEEVYNL
- a CDS encoding phenylacetate--CoA ligase → MIWNKEAECMSREDLREIQLKKLQKTVKKAYECVPYYNKKYTELGVFPEDIETLEDIIKLPFTTKDDLRESYPFGMFAVPPKDIIEVHSSSGTTGKPVVSGYTKKDLEIWSEIMARGLTMMGVDEEDIIQNTHGYGLFTGGFGVHYGAQKVGSIVVPISTGQTRRQIEIMSDFGTSVMIFTPSYGLYLAEVAKEEGIDPKSIGLKAIGFGAEMWTKEMREKIESEFNAPAFNIYGLTEIMGPGVAVECISQKGLHISEDYFLPEIIDSKTGNPLNEGERGELVLTNLNREGMPIIRFRTKDITSLYHEKCDCGRTFVRMERITGRSDDMIKVKGVAIFPSQIEKALLKIENVEPHYQIIVTRPHLMDEIEVKVEASPDIFFDEVKEMVNIKKKIENYIENEIGLRVKVSLVEPKSIPRSEGKAVRVIDKRNLH